From the genome of Diabrotica virgifera virgifera chromosome 8, PGI_DIABVI_V3a:
ttaatcgacttaaagctgcccagttaatgttaaaccccaagaaatgccagctatttcaaatTAAAGTCAATTATTAaggtcatatagtcagcaaagaaggagtggccgtggataaaggaaaaatcgattccattaaggaatggcctgaaccaactgataaacatcaagtgagaagttttctaggactatgtacttactaccggagcggaggttcattaagaagtttgcagatatcgctaagccattagTGCTGTCTCAGGttcaaggaggacaggaacgagttctgggatattttagtaaagtgctttcaaaacctgaacgaaattactgcgtcacgagaagagaacttctagcattagtaaaatcagtggaacacttctatcaatacctctatggaaggaaATTTCTAATCccaaccgaccatgccgcccttaagtggttaatgcagtttaagaatccagggggtcagatagccagatggattgaacgacttcaagaatacgATTTCAAGATCGatcatcgggccggagttagccacaggaacgctgattctctatctagaataggccgggccgaaaataggcaaaaaaaaattttttgcggAATTTTAAACGGGCTAATAAAAAAAGTTGTGTATGGTAGTCCTTATACTGTGTACCAAACATTTTCATcatgatctaaaaaaatttaaCCGGACCCCAGGACTAAAAACATAAAAGAGGGGTAAACAatgcatatttatttattattttgcgCTGTGAACTGTGCAGATCTTTGCTTGAATCAATATTCGACACGAAAGGTTTTTACATTACACTATTATGcacatatttaacattatttcGTATATTCATTTaacccagaactcaccacgaTGAGGTAGCTACACGGTGAGTTCCACCCGCCCACgatactttttcaacatttttACTTACTCATTTCTTGAAGTATAGTATCGACATTTACTTTTAAATATCGGCTAGTTCTTTCTGGCAACAAGTTTAGCTCGAATGTAACCATCTCTAGATTCTTCACCATACACTTTTATTGACGCATCAGTAATAATATCTTCACACACCTCTCCACCGCTTGAGTATGGCAAGGAAAATTGTCAAACTTTGGAACTTGTTTCACCATGTCCCACAATTCCTCGTCGGCCAAATTATAATTATTAGAAGAGGATTTATTAGAAGAGGATCTGTTAGAGCACTATTCATCCAGTTTATGAGATCTATGTAATCTTCTGCATCGAAATTGATTTAGGGATTTGGGATACTATGTAAATGCAATTTTTATACCAGCCTTCCTACATTTTAAAATTCTTCTGACAGCAACCTGTCTAATACGTTGACCTGAATCTATTAACATACAAGTTGAAATGTTTTCCGGAAGCACAAATTAAGCATTGTCttgaataactttattgataattgaTGAGGCATTATTCGGAAAATCTCTCGAGGCCTGgattaatttccatagatgccTGGCACCATATTATTACAATCTTAGCTGTGTTTTTATCTCAAACGTCATACGAGAATATACTTGTATTAACAAATCATGTATCAGCTAAAATCTTTAAGCTTTCACAAGGATCAGTTGTAGCTACATAAACTCTGAGAATGCCAACTTTTTTCTGCCAAACTTTGAGAACATATTACATCTCCAATTATTGCTTTATATAGTTTGAACAAATACTATTGATCTGAACTTAGATCATTTTGATTTACAAGAGGCAGGACAGCTTCtttgggtttaaatttaataacaggCATTTTTTCGCAATTGGGAAGAAGGGATCCAATCGGCTCAGAATATGAATAGGGACCTTTTGTGTGGTCATGGTTTGTTTCCGAAGACCATGGTTTGATCTTTTCTTTCATCAAAGTAGAGCTCTTCAATTGACTTGTTTAACATTTTATTCTCATGCTGGAGTTGCCGTCTGTATTCTTTAACTCATCTCCGAATTTTATTTAGATCTTCTAAAGCGGcatttaaaagcttaagtatTTTTTCCCGTCGACTGTATTATCTTTCATTTGCTTAAGTAGAATATGACAACCAAAGCTTATTTTGATAgccccaaacatttttttaacaaaataaaagttCTTTAAGGGCCGGGGGGCTGgttaattactttttaaaccggcccaaatttggtataggatCATATAAATACTATTTACAACTTTTAGCAACTAGCCTTATAcaagaaaaagtaaaaaattttcgacccaaaaaaaatttttttaagttaaatattttttaaaccagCTCAAATTTGGCataggattatataaatacttgttccaacttttggcaactagccgtgtagaaaaatgaaaaaaaaaatttttcggccCGGCCTAAAGAAGGCCGTGCCCAGCAGAGTGTTTCCATTgtaacaaaacagagtcaaaggaagcagcagtactaagaacaacagtggtcaacgacgagtgaaCGCCTACTAAGATCAAggaaaaacaagaaaaagatccagttttacagaagattcgaaaatggaaagaagaaaatcgtcgaccatcttggcaagaaatgtcaagcctaggctcagtagttaagacgtattgggcccattgggactcatttatcttggaagacagcttgcttaaacgagtaatggaaaatgatgatggttcagccAGGAGAACACAGTTgatgattccaaagagcagagtagccgaagtacttcgtcagttacacgacagtccatcaggagggtatgtaaagaaaacccttcagagaattAGCGAACGATTCCGActatgtgaaggactggtgtaagaaatgtactgtctgtgctacaagtaacggaccctaccggaaaagaaaggctcctctgagacagtacaatgttggaagtccattttaaagaatagctttggatattgccgggccatttccagaaagtgaaaattgacgcaaatacatgttggtggtaatggattacttcacgaaatgggttgagatctacgcaattccagaccagaaggccgccactattgcagatgtgttaatcaaagactgtatcagccgatttggagtgcctctggagatccatagtgatcaaggaaggaactttgagagcgatctatttcagggAATCTGTGAtagactaggcatgaagaagacacgAACCACGGCCTGTCACCCTCAATCGGATGGAATGGGGGAGCGTGTGAATaagacagtcggcaagtatttgacaaagatggtgttcAATCATCAGCGAGACTGGGatcagtaccttccgttcttcgcaatggcctatagatctgctgttaatgaatcaacgggacaaacaccagcaaaagtcctatttggatgaaagatgcgtctaccctgtgatttagagtttggatgtcgacctggagacgATGTGGCTGGTGAGGATTATGTGAATGAATTGCGAAGACGAATGGACGATATACACGTTGGTCCGTTcccatcttcagatcgctagcgaccgaatgaagaaacgatactatacccaagccgagaagggatgtttcaaggagaacaaCAAAGTCTgactttataatccaaagaagcgaatactctgttctcccaagttgcagcagttctgggaaggccCAGAAATTggtcattgtcaagaaaattaatgacgttatctaccaagtaagcaagattcctaggggaaagccgatgatagtccaccctgaccggttggcgccgtacgagggagaccttgacatagatgaagaagtggaagtaaaccgagttcgagaaatacctgatctcacgtttgaggagttcatgggggcctatggaggtaccggtaaagcgagaCATGGTGTTACTACTGAAGAATAGCGAGATctacttcccgatgactattcactggcttataccatcccggccagtatcaaagacgcacgagggttggcatccgcctttcgaaggaagtttggtcgagttgcagaacttcaatgccaactgccagctcctggcaaagcattgaaactccaagatgcatcacgttacctattctttCTGGTAACAAAAGACCTTGTCCATGACCatcctacctaccaagatgtatgggatgcattaattcaattgagagggcacgtgttggagtccgacgtgcaaaagttagccatgccaaagttagaatgccgccaattagactggagagttatccgaaatatggtagaagttttgcaagacaccgaggtccaggtgttagtctgttggaatccgcatagttactggtgcggagcgaagaccgtcccctgccacttttatacaactgggagttgtaaaagagggtccagttgcagataccagcatccagttcgagtctcgacaaggttccaggagaaccttcttttaaggagggggcaatgtgacaaTTATCTCACCCGACTGTTTTCAGCTCTCGGCCTAACAGACGCCGAATATGTTTACCAAGTAACCTTTTTTTATACAATGATTTATGAGGGACCCTAATTTAAAGAAAGATCTCGATCGAGTTGTTCACATACCTTTTTCTATTAATCGTTCTTTTGTTATTGTACTAGTAAATTCGATTTTACGTGCTTTCAATGGAAATTCGATTTTACGTGCTGGACAGTTCTTTTGTATTCGAGATGATTAAGCATTGtatatacactggggtgcaaaattaaccggacaccttaaaaatgggtcattttgatgtctcgaatttcctaaacctgttgtccgatttaagtgattttttaataaattatagcctgattctttaacaatatcgctgtaatagtattgttgctaaacagttaaattttcattgtatacagggtgtatcaatcaaactgtgtttttttctcaaagttcgcatcaccctgtggaatattctagcatttataaaatactgaatttaaaatccaactatagcctcatgttttctaaacattttgttttttgattgattcgcttatgttggataataaaaaagttaggtactttaacaactagccatgtttttcatcaatacagcgtgtttttaaataataattttcaaacttaaaggggtaattctgcatgaaaaaataatgacagtttgctttatcaaCGATATGTCTACAAatgcttagttttcgagatagggggtgttgaaagtttccttacaaactgacgatttatttattgctttaaaaccggttgaggtatgcaaatttttttttttttttttatttaatgttgtaatatttacaatctgtcctcaactgagaacaataggtaaattatttgacaaaaattgaaaattttgacctgtagagggagatccagtgatcaccctctttacataaattaaattaaaacaaattaaaataagtttagttatcacagattattcgaatcttcttgctagatccactactttgaatctcttcaggcgtcgtacatcattgtggtcatcagtaaggttgctggctaactcatttggatgagattctagtctcttggaatattttttgtaatattccgttattactgtttttatggatggcacattgaggtcttgctctatcacatagtttggcacgtaccaagggttCTATCACATagttatttgttgctctaaaaccggttgagatatgcaaatgaaatttggtgggttttaagaagtagttattgcacattttttgatatacaattaagaatttaatattcaccattggcgcgcatacaaGTAATATGAGAgcttatattacccgtatgcacgccaatggtgaatattaaatacttacttgtatgtcaaaaaatgtacaataactacgtcttaacacccaccaaatttcatttgcatatctcaactggtttttaagcaataaaaaaatcgtgagtttgtaagaaaaatttcaacaccctctatctgagaaatgaagcatttgcggacataggtttataaagcaaactgtcattattttttcatgtagtacctcttaaagtttgtcgcacttatttagaaacaccctgcattgataaagaacatggctagttgttaaagtacctaacttttttattatccaacataagcgaatgaatcaaaaaacagaatgttgagaaaacataaggctgtagttgggttttaatttgagtattttataaatgctagaatattccacagggtgatgcgaaatttaagaaaaaaacacagtttcattggtacacccggtatgcaatgaaaatttacctgtttagccacaatattattacagagatattgataaagaataaggctataacatattaaaaaatcacttaaatcggacaacaggtttaggaaattcgagacatcaaaaatgaccaatttttaaggtgtccggttaattttgcaccccagtgtataagAGGGATTTTGAAATTAGCAgttagttgtgaatttgaaaccgtcggcgtactttgatatgtaacggACGCGGtataatttttgaatttataattaGACAAATTAGTAGATgtggtgtaataaataaattagatatcgtagtttgtaaaataaaagatataaattcagtgtttttcatttgtttagaagtaagttattacaaataaataaattcaactaaaactaaacattagtgcctaaaagatcatagaaaagaCACTTTTGTAACAATACACTTGTTCAAAAATAGCTAATAGGAATGTTCCTTCGCTttaaaaacatgctaaaatacaCTTGTATCTCTCTTTTAAAAATAGGTAATAGGAAAGTCCCTTTGGGCTTTAGACAAATTCTCTTAAGGCCATATTTTTTAGCGTGCAATTTTACATCgaaaatgttaatattttttatcaaacaatttacaaactagCATTTAATGAATGCAAAGAAGGATAGAAAAGAAAATTCGAATAGATTTCGATTTCAATTCCCAAAAAAGCTTTACTTTCAGGGCCTAAAGAACGAAAAAAAAGTGGTTTCAGAGGCATGCTGCTAaatttaaacaaatccacaatcTGTGACAGACATATAGAGAATTTCTGTGGAATTACTCATATATTTTATCTTCTTCTGACGGTGCCTTAACACGTTCAATGCCAATAACGCGCTGGCGCGTCGATACATGACTTTAGCTAGGTGCCGACGACGCTCTCGCGCGTTCAGACTTTCATCGATTATTATCTTGGATTATTTCACTGGCGCTACAACAGGGCTTTTTATATTTTAAAGGCAGGTAACTAGAGGTATCAATTCTCTAATTTTGTTCTTGGTTTTTCGATTTACGACTTTTTGTCCCGATAGGATGTGTATATCTGTTGGCTTTGTATTAAGTGTAAATATCAGTAATAGCACATATAATTCTGCAAATGCTTATTAATTTATCGGATTACTAACCGtgtaaaaattaaacattccCAGATTTCGGTATTTCCCCTATTTTCTAGAGTCGCTAATCGTAAAGCTTGGTAATACCCGGATAATTTCGGTGTTTCCCCTAAACGTTATTTGAGTTCTTTTACATCTCCTTtggttattttatatttgaatggCATAGGGTAAGCATACGGAAGTGCAAAAATGAATAACACTGACGATATTTTACAAAGTGgctcaaattcaaataaaaaaataaaattagatatgaaaaaaaaattaacagagGAAGAACTTTTGAGATTATTAGAAACAAGCGATGAAGAATTTAGTGACTTTCTTGATTCAGACAGTGAATATTTACCAGAATCTGAGGatgaaattgaaaatactttACCTACAGCACTTATTGAGGATACGGAAGATACGGTATGTTACAAAATTAAATGCAAatattaactttttattaaaacatattatttaattgtaGCCTAATCTACTCGTTGATGTTGATGAAAGCGATAAATGGAAAGAAAATTTTGATGGTatgaaaaattttccttttttaaaacACCAAGAGTTACTAGTAGAAGTTTCCGATAATAATCCAGTTGACTTTTTTCGGATGCTACTTACAGATGAATGTTTGCAGCAAGTATGTGATGAGACAAACAGGTATGCCGAGCACATTTTCTTATCTAATGCAGGGGCGACACATTCTAGGATTTTCGATTGGAAAATTTTGACTTCCGAAGAACTGCTAGTCTTTTTAGGATTAGTTCTACACATGGGTCATATTTCGTTGCCTAGGATTGAGGATTATTGGAAAAAGAAAGATCCTCTTTTTGCTAATGCAATTTTTTCCACTTTTATGGGCCGGAACAGATTTATGGTCATAATGCGATGTTTGCATTTTAATAATAATCCAGAAGAGGGAGAACAAGTACCTGAAGACAGAATTTATAAAATTAGACCGATGATAAACTTTTTCAATAAGAGAATGGAAGAAGTTTATTATCCTGATCGTAATTTGAGCTTAGATGAGTCAATGGTATTACACAGAGGACGACTTAATTTTAGACAatacttaaaaaacaaaaaacataaatatgGGATTAAGTTGTATATGTTGACCGAACCAAATGgtctaattttaaaatttttagtttattcTGGAATGTTTGACGATTCAGGTGGAAAAGGACATGTTAATAAAGTGGTTTTGCACCTTTTAGAAGGGAAACTAAATGTAGGCCATTGCGTTTACATGGACAATTTTTACAACAGCTTTGATTTAGCTAAAAATTTACTTGAATTTTCTAGGAACTCTTAGAATTGACCGTAAAAATAATCCGGCAGAAGTAAGGCAAGAAAAACTTGCTAAAGGTGCAACAATTGCCCGTTGCCGAAAAGGGGTATTAGTTGGCAAATGGAAGGATAAAAGGGACGTTTACTATATAACAACAGAATGTCAAAACACTTTACAAGAAGTTACAACAAGAAGAGGTCAACATGTAATAAAACCAGAGCCTATTatcagatataataaaaatatgtctGGTATTGACCGGCAAGACCAGATGCTTGCCTATTATCCGAGTCAACGAAAAACTGTACGATggccaacaaaaatatttatacatgttATACAGATGATGGCTATAAATGCCCACATACTATACAACAAGTACTCTGGAAAAAAGATTGGTCTTTACGAATTTCGTTTACAACTCGTTAGATCCCTTTTAAAAGTTATTAATTCTGAAGCCAAACTTGTTCCAAAAGATCATTCAGTAACAAAACGAGAGGTAAAGGATGTAAAGGGAAAAGTTATGAGAAAACGCTGTAAAACTTGCAGTCAACAAAATATTCGTAAAGATACAATTTACGAATGCAAAGCCTGTCCCGATACCCCTGGATTTTGTCTGGATTGCTGTCAAATATCCCACAAAGTTTAATGTTGTTTTATTTACTTATAATTTATGTTATTTTGTATTTCTTGTTTTGTtttgtattagtaaataaatGTTCCTACTgatttttatcaatattatttacaaaacgcACCAGCGCGTCGAACGGCGTATGTATACAAATACTAGAGTCGAGCGCCACTGACGCTCTGGCGCGTTCACCACCAACCCCTCTTGTATATATGTGCATTTAgtttaaaaatacttactttattCGGACTTTTCCAGAAACTAATAAATAAACGTCTTTGTATCAAAAACAGTAAGCGGCTCCTGGTGAAAGCCTACCCAGAATGGACCGGCAGTTAACGTGTTAAGGACGTTGGCCATTACATTtgcccatttaatcttatttgcagccgtCCTAAATGAAGGTCATATTCatccattgtcgtaggtttttaagccaagagttgcgtcttcttcctgatccgtttttgctattgattttgccttcgattataagttggagcagttcatacttttgatttcttacgatgaccaaaatattgtgttttccgttttttattataaGCATAAGCTCTCTTTCCTTGTTCGTCCTCCGCAAGACTTCCAtatttgtcgtatggctcatgtaggacattctgagcattttagggtagcaccagagttcgaatgctGGGATTATTTTTTGTGTTgcttctgtcattgtccaggcttcaacactatagagcaaggtggagaaaaaatagcacttaagtattctagttctcaatgagatatccagctggcggttgcatagaactttttgAATTTTGTAAAGCACTATACGTGCCTTTTCCAGACGTGGTCTTACCTCTAGTGAGTGGTACCAAGTTTCATCAAGGTTACTTCCAAGGTATGTTATTCTTTTTACTCTTTCTATATCTGTTTCGTCGACGTTGACCTTCACCCTTCTGTTTAGGTGCTTGCTGATGACCACCGTTTTTGTCTTCTTTTTATTCAATTTCATTCCAGATTATCTACAggcattttataaaaaacaaatattaattaatttacatATTCATTGCAGAGGATGTTGTGGTTTTTCAAGTTTACAATGATCAAGAAGAAATTAAAACGATACCATTAAAAACACtgcataaaaatttaaacataccccACGGTACCAGTTTGTCTGATTGTAACGAAAACCGAGGTGGCCACTACATTACCTATACCTATCGAAGAGGAAACGCATCTAGAATGGGCTTCGATGATTTcttagaaaaatcatttttcgtTAAAAGAACGTAAAAAATAGCGCCCAGATTATTAATGCacattaaagataaaataaattaaaattaaataaacaacacttGCTTTTAATTTTTTGGTACCTATG
Proteins encoded in this window:
- the LOC126890069 gene encoding piggyBac transposable element-derived protein 4-like, whose product is MNNTDDILQSGSNSNKKIKLDMKKKLTEEELLRLLETSDEEFSDFLDSDSEYLPESEDEIENTLPTALIEDTEDTPNLLVDVDESDKWKENFDGMKNFPFLKHQELLVEVSDNNPVDFFRMLLTDECLQQVCDETNRYAEHIFLSNAGATHSRIFDWKILTSEELLVFLGLVLHMGHISLPRIEDYWKKKDPLFANAIFSTFMGRNRFMVIMRCLHFNNNPEEGEQVPEDRIYKIRPMINFFNKRMEEVYYPDRNLSLDESMVLHRGRLNFRQYLKNKKHKYGIKLYMLTEPNGLILKFLVYSGMFDDSGGKGHVNKVVLHLLEGKLNVGHCVYMDNFYNSFDLAKNLLEFSRNS